A window of Pedobacter lusitanus contains these coding sequences:
- a CDS encoding T9SS type A sorting domain-containing protein, whose amino-acid sequence MNTKTKTISRLYIICIFCISVCCGSTVFAQRGDSINVNSKYKRIVRTPQIRGDVPSYKPSYLPGSSLTPNNSLLSHGRSGSGRPDKILTVLKVYPNPVDDQINLTIRLERESNLSIKIMDLLGNEVVTLSNERLSAGEQTKTFTIPNRLNSGIYFLRFVAGSETVVKRISIL is encoded by the coding sequence ATGAATACAAAAACTAAAACGATCTCACGCCTTTACATAATTTGCATTTTTTGCATCAGTGTATGCTGTGGAAGTACAGTTTTTGCTCAGCGAGGTGACAGTATCAATGTCAATTCCAAATACAAAAGAATTGTCAGGACTCCTCAGATCAGAGGTGATGTCCCTTCGTACAAACCAAGTTATTTACCGGGTTCATCACTAACGCCAAATAACAGTCTGCTTTCCCATGGCAGATCAGGTAGTGGCAGACCCGATAAAATTCTTACCGTACTTAAAGTTTATCCAAATCCGGTTGATGATCAGATTAATCTGACTATACGTCTGGAACGGGAGTCTAATCTGTCTATTAAAATCATGGATCTGCTGGGTAACGAAGTTGTAACCTTATCCAACGAACGTTTATCTGCCGGTGAACAAACCAAGACCTTTACTATTCCAAACCGTCTGAACAGCGGAATCTATTTCCTTCGTTTTGTTGCAGGTTCAGAAACAGTGGTAAAACGCATTTCTATTCTTTAA
- a CDS encoding fumarylacetoacetate hydrolase family protein has product MKIIAIGRNYAAHAKELNNPLPSSPVIFMKPETAVLKDNKPFYLPDFSSDIHYELEVVLKINKEGKHIAEKFASGYFDEIGLGIDFTARDLQSSLKEKGLPWELAKAFDNSAAVSHFIPKTQIADLNDLQFELKINGETCQNGNTKNILFSFEKIISFVSQYITLKKGDLIFTGTPEGVGQVHQGDKLEAWIGEEQFLNFDIK; this is encoded by the coding sequence ATGAAGATAATTGCTATTGGCCGTAACTACGCTGCACATGCTAAAGAATTAAATAACCCTCTCCCATCAAGTCCTGTAATTTTCATGAAGCCAGAAACGGCTGTGCTTAAAGACAATAAACCTTTTTACCTTCCAGATTTCTCTTCAGACATTCATTATGAACTGGAAGTTGTGCTTAAAATCAATAAAGAAGGAAAACATATTGCAGAAAAATTCGCTTCCGGTTATTTTGATGAAATTGGTTTAGGTATAGATTTTACCGCGCGTGATCTGCAGTCTTCACTTAAAGAGAAAGGATTACCCTGGGAACTGGCCAAGGCCTTTGACAATTCAGCTGCAGTAAGCCATTTTATTCCTAAAACCCAGATAGCTGATCTGAACGATTTACAATTTGAACTCAAAATAAACGGAGAAACCTGCCAGAACGGAAACACTAAAAATATCCTGTTCTCCTTTGAAAAAATCATTTCTTTCGTTTCGCAATACATTACGTTGAAAAAAGGTGATCTGATTTTTACCGGAACACCAGAAGGTGTTGGTCAGGTTCATCAGGGTGATAAACTGGAAGCATGGATAGGTGAAGAACAATTCCTGAATTTTGATATAAAATAA